One Cucumis sativus cultivar 9930 chromosome 1, Cucumber_9930_V3, whole genome shotgun sequence DNA segment encodes these proteins:
- the LOC101217562 gene encoding probable acyl-[acyl-carrier-protein]--UDP-N-acetylglucosamine O-acyltransferase, mitochondrial isoform X2 gives MRNILWGERFLLTLILRTNVSDIGYNPTLSSLSLRRPFLRQRGLNTPSVSLNFPPMHSLFKPRRSFCSLNHFYRSSTFISGDATSETTVGRSSTLIHPTAVVHPNAVIGEDGYIGPFCTVGAFAKLGNGCQLYPGSHIFGCTELGDRCVLMTGAIVGEDIPGRTVIGCNNKIGHHAVVGIRCQDMKYKPGDECFLDIGDNNDIREHSSVHRSSKSSDVTAIGDNNLIMGSCHIAHDCKIGNNNIFANNTLLAGHVVVEDYVHTGGTTAVHQFCHVGSFSFVAAGSMVSQDVPKYMMVGGERPELRGLNLEGLRRNGFTVEEDPDHWLEICIQEDIHVY, from the exons ATGCGAAATATTTTATGGGGAGAAAGATTTTTGTTGACGTTGATCTTACGAACCAATGTATCGGACATAGGTTACAATCCAACGCTCTCTTCGTTGAGTCTCCGGCGACCGTTTCTGCGTCAGAGAGGACTCAATACTCCCTCCGTCTCTCTCAATTTCCCGCCGATGCATTCGTTATTCAAACCTCGCCGCTCATTTTGCTCCCTCAATCACTTCTATCGCTCCTCAACTT TCATTTCGGGAGACGCAACATCGGAAACTACAGTTGGAAGAAGCTCTACGCTCATCCATCCAACTGCTGTCGTACATCCAAATGCTGTCATTGGCGAG GATGGGTATATTGGTCCATTTTGTACTGTGGGAGCCTTTGCAAAGCTGGGAAATGGTTGCCAATTGTATCCTGGGAGCCACATTTTTGGGTGTACAGAATTAGGGGATCGATGTGTCTTGATGAC TGGCGCTATAGTTGGCGAGGACATTCCTGGTCGGACAGTCATTGGGTGTAATAACAAAATAGGTCACCATGCAGTGGTTGGCATTAGATGTCAAGACATGAAATATAAg CCAGGGGATGAATGTTTTCTTGATATTGGAGATAACAATGACATAAGAGAGCACTCATCAGTCCACCGATCTTCGAAGTCCAGTGATGTGACA GCTATTGGTGATAACAATCTCATAATGGGTTCCTGTCATATTGCTCATGATTGCAAGATTGGtaacaacaatatttttgcaaataatacTCTTTTAGCCGGCCACGTTGTGGTGGAG GACTATGTTCACACAGGAGGCACCACTGCTGTTCATCAATTCTGTCATGTTGGTTCTTTCTCATTTGTTGCTGCGGGTTCAATG GTTTCACAAGATGTCCCCAAATATATGATGGTGGGGGGAGAAAGACCAGAACTACGTGGGTTAAATCTAGAGGGACTTCGGCGCAATGGATTCACAGTGGAAGAG GATCCAGATCATTGGCTTGAGATCTGCATACAGGAAGATATTCATGTCTACTGA
- the LOC101217562 gene encoding probable acyl-[acyl-carrier-protein]--UDP-N-acetylglucosamine O-acyltransferase, mitochondrial isoform X1, protein MRNILWGERFLLTLILRTNVSDIGYNPTLSSLSLRRPFLRQRGLNTPSVSLNFPPMHSLFKPRRSFCSLNHFYRSSTFISGDATSETTVGRSSTLIHPTAVVHPNAVIGEDGYIGPFCTVGAFAKLGNGCQLYPGSHIFGCTELGDRCVLMTGAIVGEDIPGRTVIGCNNKIGHHAVVGIRCQDMKYKPGDECFLDIGDNNDIREHSSVHRSSKSSDVTAIGDNNLIMGSCHIAHDCKIGNNNIFANNTLLAGHVVVEDYVHTGGTTAVHQFCHVGSFSFVAAGSMVSQDVPKYMMVGGERPELRGLNLEGLRRNGFTVEEIIGLRSAYRKIFMSTDANSEGLEERLNEVEQHEKLAHISSVRSMIQSIRASFEQNRRGICKFRLWSSS, encoded by the exons ATGCGAAATATTTTATGGGGAGAAAGATTTTTGTTGACGTTGATCTTACGAACCAATGTATCGGACATAGGTTACAATCCAACGCTCTCTTCGTTGAGTCTCCGGCGACCGTTTCTGCGTCAGAGAGGACTCAATACTCCCTCCGTCTCTCTCAATTTCCCGCCGATGCATTCGTTATTCAAACCTCGCCGCTCATTTTGCTCCCTCAATCACTTCTATCGCTCCTCAACTT TCATTTCGGGAGACGCAACATCGGAAACTACAGTTGGAAGAAGCTCTACGCTCATCCATCCAACTGCTGTCGTACATCCAAATGCTGTCATTGGCGAG GATGGGTATATTGGTCCATTTTGTACTGTGGGAGCCTTTGCAAAGCTGGGAAATGGTTGCCAATTGTATCCTGGGAGCCACATTTTTGGGTGTACAGAATTAGGGGATCGATGTGTCTTGATGAC TGGCGCTATAGTTGGCGAGGACATTCCTGGTCGGACAGTCATTGGGTGTAATAACAAAATAGGTCACCATGCAGTGGTTGGCATTAGATGTCAAGACATGAAATATAAg CCAGGGGATGAATGTTTTCTTGATATTGGAGATAACAATGACATAAGAGAGCACTCATCAGTCCACCGATCTTCGAAGTCCAGTGATGTGACA GCTATTGGTGATAACAATCTCATAATGGGTTCCTGTCATATTGCTCATGATTGCAAGATTGGtaacaacaatatttttgcaaataatacTCTTTTAGCCGGCCACGTTGTGGTGGAG GACTATGTTCACACAGGAGGCACCACTGCTGTTCATCAATTCTGTCATGTTGGTTCTTTCTCATTTGTTGCTGCGGGTTCAATG GTTTCACAAGATGTCCCCAAATATATGATGGTGGGGGGAGAAAGACCAGAACTACGTGGGTTAAATCTAGAGGGACTTCGGCGCAATGGATTCACAGTGGAAGAG ATCATTGGCTTGAGATCTGCATACAGGAAGATATTCATGTCTACTGATGCAAATTCTGAAGGGTTGGAAGAACGTCTCAACGAAGTG GAACAGCATGAAAAATTGGCTCACATATCTTCAGTTCGTTCCATGATTCAGTCAATTCGTGCATCATTTGAACAAAATCGTCGGGGCATATGCAAATTCAGACTATGGAGTAGCTCTTAA
- the LOC101217799 gene encoding transcription factor KUA1 — translation MGRKCSHCGNIGHNSRTCSNIRGSIITPNLNVANTCGLVRLFGVHLDSYSSSSTSSSTTSSSSNASYSSSTASAFSIKKSFSTDCLSSSSTSSSRIHIDNHHHHHLEHYSKSPSNGYLSDGLLNGDQERKKGVPWTEEEHRKFLIGLEKLGRGDWRGISKNYVTTRTPTQVASHAQKYFLRQSTLNKKNRRSSLFDMVGTAYETTTIALSQCLKISTNSQNDDDHNNHIIIDHFNKKEVMMSSNITTTFASSSQQLPYNNNNNNNMEVINNKNNNNNNQISSSSSSSSSSLWVYGLINSHLKSPPNLYNNYSKYSTPPKYPIISSSSSSNDHQPHLELTLASPMASNLELEQNKNPPTISVT, via the exons atgggaaGAAAGTGCTCACATTGTGGAAACATAGGTCACAATTCAAGGACTTGCTCAAACATTAGAGGTTCAATAATAACACCTAATTTGAATGTTGCTAATACTTGTGGTTTAGTTAGGCTTTTTGGAGTTCATCTTgattcttattcttcttcttcaacttcttcttcaactacttcttcttcttcaaatgcTTCTTATTCTTCAAGTACTGCTTCTGCTTTTTCCATTAAGAAAAGCTTTAGTACCGATTGCTTGTCGTCGTCGTCCACTTCTTCTTCTCGAATTCATATTgataatcatcatcatcatcatcttgaACATTATTCTAAATCTCCCAGTAATGGTTATCTCTCTGATGGCCTTCTCAATGGAGACCAGGAAAGGAAGAAAG gGGTTCCATGGACAGAAGAAGAGCATAGAAAATTTCTAATTGGACTTGAAAAGCTTGGAAGAGGAGATTGGAGAGGAATTTCGAAGAACTACGTAACCACTAGAACTCCAACGCAAGTCGCTAGTCATGCTCAAAAGTATTTCCTTAGACAGTCTACTCTCAACAAAAAGAATAGACGCTCTAGTCTCTTTGACATG gtTGGGACAGCATATGAAACAACAACAATAGCACTTTCTCAATGTTTGAAGATATCAACAAATTCTCAAAATGATGATGATCataataatcatattattattgatcATTTCAATAAGAAGGAGGTGATGATGAGTAGTAATATTACAACTACTTTTGCAAGTTCTTCCCAACAATTAccttacaataataataataataataatatggaagtaattaacaacaaaaacaataataataataatcaaatctcttcttcttcttcttcttcttcttcttcactttgGGTTTATGGTTTGATTAATTCGCACCTTAAATCACCTCCTAacttatataataattattccAAGTACTCTACCCCTCCAAAATATcctattatttcttcttcttcttcttcaaatgaTCATCAACCTCATCTTGAGCTCACTTTGGCTTCTCCAATGGCTTCCAACTTAGAATtggaacaaaacaaaaacccacCAACTATTAGTGTTAcctaa